A DNA window from Hevea brasiliensis isolate MT/VB/25A 57/8 chromosome 2, ASM3005281v1, whole genome shotgun sequence contains the following coding sequences:
- the LOC131171200 gene encoding flavonoid-6-hydroxylase-like produces MWALSLLINHPDVLKKAQRELDIDVGKERQVHEYDMSNLFYLKATIKETLQLYPIGPLSVPHQSMEDCIVAGYHIPAGTRLLVNLTKIHHDPRVWSNPSEFQPERFLTIHKDYDVRGQNFEFIPFSNGRRMCPGVSFVLQVLQLTLATLLHGFDIENPTSETLDKSESIGT; encoded by the coding sequence ATGTGGGCTCTCTCTTTATTAATCAATCACCCAGATGTCCTAAAAAAGGCCCAGCGCGAGTTAGACATCGATGTTGGTAAGGAAAGACAAGTACATGAATATGATATGAGTAACCTGTTTTACCTTAAAGCCACCATCAAGGAAACGCTGCAATTATACCCTATTGGACCACTTTCTGTGCCGCACCAGTCCATGGAGGACTGCATTGTAGCTGGCTACCATATTCCGGCAGGCACAAGACTCCTCGTTAATCTTACCAAGATTCATCATGATCCAAGGGTGTGGTCTAACCCTTCTGAGTTCCAACCAGAAAGGTTTCTTACAATTCACAAAGATTATGATGTTAGGGGCCAAAACTTTGAGTTTATACCATTTAGCAATGGAAGAAGGATGTGCCCTGGTGTCTCTTTTGTGCTTCAGGTTTTGCAATTAACTCTTGCTACGTTGCTACATGGGTTTGATATTGAAAACCCAACTAGCGAGACACTTGATAAGAGTGAGAGCATTGGCACTTGA
- the LOC110651877 gene encoding cytochrome P450 CYP82D47, translating to MPSAWARRPKMDYFLSLPTAEEKFFFFPTNARATVTFLILICSLIFWMLRRISRTAGKKKAAPEAGGAWPLIGHLHLLGGPQPPHIVLGNMADKYGPVFTIKMGVYRALVVSNWEIAKECLTINDQAFANRPKILAVDLLAYDRAMFGFSQYGTYWRQSRKIATHELLSNHRLEKLRHVRESEVGTALKELFKLWEKKKNNSNTVLVEMKRWLADISLNVILRIIFGQSVGYMTANEGEENKRLREALRDFFDLSGRFVAADAIPFLRWLDIGGYERAMKKTAKDLDLVVEGWLKEHKEKKASGVKNGEEDFMDLMLDILDDDAEWVLDRDSDTVNKAMCLGLTLTASDTTAVTLTWALSLLINHPDVLKKAQHELDINVGKERPVHEYDMNNLVYLKAIIKETLRLYPAGPLSVPHESMEDCTVAGYHIPAGTRLLVNLTKIHRDPRVWSNPSEFQPERFLTIHKDYDVRGQNFEFIPFSNGRRMCPGVSFALQVLQLTLATLLQGFDIENPTSEQLDMSESIGLTNLRATPLECFLNPRLQSHLYQ from the exons ATGCCCTCTGCCTGGGCAAGGCGTCCGAAAATGGATTATTTTCTGTCGTTACCTACTGCAGAGGAAAAGTTTTTTTTCTTCCCCACAAATGCTAGGGCCACCGTGACCTTCCTCATCTTAATTTGCTCCTTGATCTTTTGGATGTTAAGAAGAATCTCAAGGACTGCAGGTAAGAAAAAAGCAGCTCCAGAAGCTGGAGGAGCATGGCCCCTAATTGGCCACCTTCACCTCCTAGGAGGGCCGCAACCCCCCCACATAGTATTGGGCAACATGGCTGACAAATACGGTCCTGTCTTCACTATCAAGATGGGCGTGTATCGAGCTTTGGTAGTGAGCAACTGGGAGATTGCCAAGGAATGTCTAACCATCAACGATCAAGCTTTCGCTAATCGTCCAAAAATTCTAGCCGTGGACCTTTTGGCCTATGATCGTGCCATGTTTGGGTTTAGCCAATACGGCACCTACTGGCGTCAATCGCGCAAGATAGCCACACATGAACTTCTCTCTAACCACCGACTGGAGAAGCTGAGACATGTACGAGAATCGGAGGTGGGAACAGCTTTAAAAGAGTTGTTTAAATTAtgggaaaagaagaaaaataattcaaatacggTGTTGGTGGAGATGAAGAGATGGTTAGCAGACATATCCTTAAACGTGATCTTGAGGATAATTTTTGGGCAATCTGTGGGATATATGACTGCAAATGAAGGCGAAGAGAATAAAAGATTGAGGGAAGCGTTGAGGGATTTCTTTGATTTATCAGGGAGGTTTGTGGCGGCTGATGCGATACCCTTTTTGAGGTGGCTGGATATTGGGGGATACGAAAGAGCCATGAAGAAGACTGCAAAAGATTTGGACCTTGTTGTTGAAGGGTGGCTAAAGGAGCATAAGGAGAAGAAAGCTTCTGGTGTTAAGAATGGAGAAGAAGACTTCATGGATCTGATGCTGGACATTCTTGATGATGATGCTGAATGGGTTCTAGATCGAGATTCCGATACCGTCAACAAAGCCATGTGCCTg GGTTTGACACTGACAGCCTCAGACACCACAGCAGTAACTTTGACATGGGCTCTCTCTTTATTAATCAACCACCCAGATGTCCTGAAAAAGGCCCAGCACGAGTTAGACATCAATGTTGGTAAGGAAAGACCAGTACATGAATATGATATGAATAACTTGGTTTACCTTAAAGCCATCATCAAGGAAACGCTGCGATTATACCCTGCCGGACCACTTTCTGTGCCGCATGAGTCCATGGAGGACTGCACTGTAGCTGGCTACCATATTCCAGCAGGCACAAGACTCCTCGTTAATCTTACCAAGATTCATCGTGATCCTAGGGTGTGGTCTAACCCTTCTGAGTTCCAACCAGAACGATTTCTTACAATTCACAAAGATTATGATGTTAGGGGCCAAAACTTTGAGTTTATACCATTTAGCAATGGAAGAAGGATGTGCCCTGGTGTCTCTTTTGCTCTTCAGGTTTTGCAATTAACTCTTGCTACATTGCTACAGGGGTTTGATATTGAAAACCCAACTAGCGAGCAGCTTGATATGAGTGAGAGCATTGGATTAACCAACCTCAGAGCAACCCCACTTGAATGCTTTCTCAATCCTCGCCTTCAATCTCATCTCTATCAATAA